In Brienomyrus brachyistius isolate T26 unplaced genomic scaffold, BBRACH_0.4 scaffold35, whole genome shotgun sequence, the sequence CTGTCTCCAGGGAAACGCAATGCCGCGGAGTGAGCGAAGGAAGCTGCTCCAGATCGGCTAGGTCTGGGGCGGCACCACCGGCAGGTCCAGCTCGGCGTCACCGAGGTTATTCTCATTAAAATCATCCTGCACTGTCGGGTTCACCTGTCGGACATTACCTGAGCAGAAGAGGGAAGACAGTAGTATGCAGCGTCTACTTTACTACAAGCCGAAGCAAAAACGCCTAACCGAGAAAACTTCAGCAAACACTACCTACAAATGAGAAGCAGTCATATTACTGCGTGATTAAGTTCATCTGTATAACATCGGGAAATGTCCTACGTTTTATAAACACAAAATCCGGCGCCGTATTCATCCTGCTCTGCTGAGAGTGAAACTAGAGCGTTTTTCTAGGAATTTACGTTTTCAAATGACACTTGGCTAAAATCGATCGGATTTCACCTTACGTGGTCTCGTTAGCCCCAAGCGCAGCACGTTTGCTGCGCACCTTCCCGGCCGCCGTACTTCACGCAAGGAAAAATCATAGCACCCTCTGCTGCCATAGTGTAGAACTGCAGGTGTTTATTGTCGTTATTAAGAGAatcgtttttttatttttttttatttagcagactcaTTTATCCAAGGCGGCGTACATGGAGCTGTCGGGGTTAAACCactctttcatttttatttttacaaatataatttttatataaaattcTTATGGTAATGTACAGTGTAATTTTCCAAATAATAAACGATTTTAAATGAGCGACATCAGCAAGGTGTTCAAAAACATACGCTTACGCACACGTTTCCTTCTGGCAGAAAAGCAGGTGAAAGTTAATATATGTAGAACACCGGGAAGTCAGGGCAGGTTTGTATGCCCCGCCCCACTTACGTCATTTACCGTAAACTTGTAGATATTTGAGACCGTCTCCCTGTCACGATGAGCAGGAGTACCAGACGGAGACGGGCAAGTTCAACCACTTTTCCCTGACTTCGGCACTGTCTAGTATGGTTTGTATTTATAACTGCCATTTACACACAGTATACACACAGTATCCACAGAGTATCCCTGGTTCTGACAGTGAAGGTGTATTTTGTGAGCCCATCTACCTTCCACTCAGAGATTAATCATACGTACAACACGGCAGCCAAAATTATAACATTAAGCAGCATCTGTGCTGGGGGACAGGGGTCACCTTTCAATGCGATGCAACTGTATCGTTATCCCACAAGCGTGCAGTGAAATTCAAAGCTGTTATGGAGGCGTCCACCATGCTACATTTCACAAACACGCATCTCCACATTATTCAACTTTCCGAGAGGGGGTGAGGCAGGAACATGATCGGTGCCGTGAGAACGACCCCCATCAGACGCGAAGGAAGAGAGGATGCTTTGCACTTGTTTATtgctgtgaagcagaattcaggTTCGTGAGATTTACATATACCGATATCACAGGTCCGTGTCTTATTCAGGATATACGAAGCGGTCGGGGAGTTCAGGAGGCTCCCCTGAACACAGGTCTCGGCAAAGAGCGGCAGCGAACGTTGTCATCACCGTGTCCGGAATTCGGGCCAATGTTCATGCAAAGGAGCCACCATTTAAATAGCCAGAAAACAAAAATcctcatttgtgtgtgtgcatggtccTCTACTGCCATccaggtgctggggggggggggggtgtgacagtgccagGGGGCGGAGCTTTCAGGACAGGCCACTCAGCCTCTCGCTGACCTCCCACAGTTTCCTGGCCACGGCGTCGTTCCTGGCATGGGCGCCCAGCTCCTGAGGCAGGCAGCAAGTGAAGTACTGTCCGCTGAGGGGCTCGAGGCCCTCCTGGAGTGCGCAGTGCAACGTAGTCTGGGCCCCCTCCTCCGGGTCCAGAAAGAAGAGGCGGGACACGGGCTCAATGAACACCTTCTGCCACAGGCTGACGTGGCGAGACAGCTCCGTCCTCACGATGCCTGTGTGTCGGAGGGAGCAAGCGCGGAACGTCAGGGGCGTGCACGCGTCCTCTACCTGGGTCCTGCCGTTCATCAcctgtactaattccatcaCCTGCCATttccctgagtgacaggggctcTAAGAAATGTGGAATTGATCCAAgttgggggcccaaaatctctagcagggCTCCTGTTTGTAACAGTACAAATCTGGTGATGTTTTTTCAATTATCCATTTTTTTATTGCACAAATAACATCACTGATTCATTAATACACATTTCCTTAATGCTATTCTATTCTTCAGGATATTCCATTTATgtactgtttttatttatataatttctccgcactgtgtgtgtctttgcgtTATACGTTTGTTCGTCTGTGCTATACATACTTGATGCTGTATGCACAAGAATATCTCCCTGGGGATTATGTTCACCTTAATCCCGATCGTACACATACAGAGCCCGACATCTACGATGAGCCACGAAAATCCATCAGGGACCCATCTCACCCAGGGCCCCCACCTCTtcactctgctgccctctggaATGCGCTATAGATCCATTCGGACTACTGAAAAGCTTACATCCGAACGCTATCAAAGAACTGAACTCTGTTAAGTGACTGTTCACTGCATCTGAATGCAGGGTTCTGATCATCTGTCTTGCATTTACTGTAATTTATTTACTAATACTATACTTAGACcttgtatatatgtatgcattGAGAGGCACTCAATGGTTTCTATAAATGCTTGTGGTTTTACTTTGTTGTGCGCGTCTGGCTCAAAATGCGGAACATTTGTATGTGTTGAATCTGTTATACTGTATTTACTATTAAGGTGACACTAAATTTCATTGTACATctgtgtaatgacaataaaaggcatTTTATTCTATTCCATTAATAAAACAAGCAGAAGTTTTGAATAAAACTGGCTTAAGATTGGCTTAATACCGGCTACACGTGCTCTGAAGCTGAAAAGGACGGCCGCTGATGTGAGTTATGGCACGGGGCGGCGAGGTCACGCACCGGGGTGAACGCTGTAGCAGGAGACAGTGGTCCCGCGCAGCCTCCTGGCCAGCTCGCGCGTGAACAGCACGTTGCACAGCTTGCTGTTGCAGTACGCCTGGAAGAACTGCCAGCTGTAACGACCGGAGCCCAGGTCCTTGGTGGCCAGGAGCTCGTCGAAGTCGACGCGGCCCCAGCGGTGGGCAACGGAGGACAGCGTGATCACACGGCCGCCCGCCCCCTCCTTCAACCTCTCCAGAAGCAGGCAGGTGAGCAGGAAGTGTCCCAGGTGGTTCACCCCGAACTCGACCCCGAAGCCATCCTTTGTGCGCCCGTCTGCCACCAGACCTGAGCCGCGTCGGAACCACGGGCACATGAAGCTGATGAGGAGGACACTGAGAAGgtaggggggggtgggtggaggaGAGGTGTACGGGACTCACCAGCGTTGTTAATGAGCAGGTCGAGCCTGGGCTCCGTCTTCAAGAAGGTGTCTGCGAAGGATCGAACGGACTGTAGGCTGCCCAGGTCCAGCTGCAGGTACACTACCTGGTTGCTACCAGTTTCCTGGAGAGCATATAGTGTTCGGACTACAAGAAAACAAGCAAAATTCACCTCCCACCCCCAGCAGCGAAGCAGTTAGCCTCTTACCCGCTCGACGTCTCGGATCGCAGCTTCGGCCCTCTCCTGGTTGCGGCAGGCCAGGATTACCCTGGCTCCCCTCCTCGCCAGCTCCTTGGCTGTGGCTTTTCCGATGCCGGTGTTTCCCCCTGCGGGAAGCACACGGGTAGATCCCGCTTAGTCACCTCAAACAGGTTGCCCAAAATAAGGCACAAGTAAACCTAACAGCCAGGTCCGCTCTCCCCTAGTTAAAGGGAAAGATGCTGTAGCGGCCCTCGATCGGCTCAGCAGCTGCGCTGCGTTTAGACCCAAAGCCCGCTTATCATCAGTTTAGTCAGCTGGCCGGCGTGAGATTTTTAATTCGAGTCCGCACACCCATTTACTTGTATGATTAGTTTGTGAATATTCTGTAGGGTTTGGAAaataccccaacgcttttgatgtagctaattttaggtttataatgaaataatatagatatgacgtaagatttcttgcgtgactcTGAAaccgtgagtgtcacgccagatatgTGAGCGTTGGCAGCCCTGCATTTCGACCAAAACTGGACTAAAAACCGAAAAGGAAACTTCCCCGAAAAAGTGGGACCGAAAGTAAGCCGGCTGTTTAAAAAAGGCTTCACCCAAAGCACAAGTATGACTCGTGTGGGTCAGTCAACAGACTTTAAAAAGCCGCGCTGGCTTCATGTAAGAAGCAGCACGGCGGAGACCCTTCGCCTCCCTGTCGATTCATCCTACCTGTGATGATGACCGTCCTGCCAGGCATGGCCGCGCCGCTCACGCACACTGACCTCCGGAAGAAGGTTTCGGTGATCAGAGCGTAAAGCGCATAGATTGCGACGAGCAACACGGCGGCTGGCAGCAGGTCGCACATTGcacggctggatggatggatggactcggGGCACCGGAAACGCGTGGCGGGCTGCGGCGCTGGACCAGCACGGAGCGGCGACTCGACTCGGCTCGGATCGAATCAGCTCCTGTCCTTTTCTTGTCTCCCACTGTCTTTGCTTGTTTTACCGGTTTGCCACCTCTAGTCCCCCGAGGAATGGCAGCCCGAGCTTGGTCTACTGGTCGAGCCGGTCGTGAACAGTGAAGCTATTTACCCCAGTATGACAGGTTTGGGAACCGGATTGGCGCAGGACCTACCCTCAGACTGACCGCAAAAGAGCCGGAGCTTTTCTAGAAATGGGTACAAATCAAGTTGTCGTTTGTGGGATCGGTCTGTTCTGATTTCGGACAGTTAAAGAATTACTCAGCACACTTAAAAATAAACTTCCATACACCTGGGAATAAAGAGCCTTAACTATTATTGGGATTCTGCAGTTATAGCAAGCGTCTCATCTTTTTGCCCTCGCTGAATCTGGGGAAGTGGGCGGGTCTCCAGGCCGTGATGCCCCCTCACCAACCCCGAGTTTACCCATACAAACAGATTAAAAGCCGCGCACACCCCTTACCGGCCCGTCCGCATCACTCATATTAAAGGACACGAGTTTCTTTCAGTTTGTTCTTTAAAAAATCCTGTGTATATTTACACCGTTTTAACAGACAATTAGACATCAAAGTTGGTGTATTTACAACACAGATGCTGGTTCCAATGGTCTGGAATATGTACACGTTAATTGAAAAACGGAGAACACGGAcacattttttcccctttgttCCGTAGACAACGgagacatttaaaataaaacagtgCGTTTATATACCAGAGAGCACTGCCGGCACCAAGCCGAGTTTCTTAATTTGTGtgttcaaacacacacacatacacacacacagacgcataaacacacacaacgTGTATATTTTAACGCACATACGAACATAGACGTGTACATGCAAATACACGTTTTGTATGTGTGCCTTTACACGTACCTACACGTGTATCCACATTGTATGCTTTATATCCATCTGCAGTGCAAAGAACACCAACAGTACAGATGCGGAGAGATTAAAAAGTCCAAGAAAATCATCGATCCCACTCGGGGGAAACGTATAAAATCCGACCCACACGGCGCCGACGAGCCCTCCAAATAAAGGCCGCGCTCGCTAGCGCCCCCTAACGGTATCAAAGTTTCTCTTTCCTTGTATGCAAAACGTAACAAAACGTTTAGAAACTCCATGTGCAACTTGCCACAAATTTTTTAGCCCCAAAAAATACTTCATTTCATGCAAATGTCTGTAGTTAAATAagaataattattaaaaatcctCTTCATTTGTACAagttggctgggggggggaggctgttgCCGGGGTAACTGGTTGCTAGGGGACGGCACCGTGACACAGCACCAGAGGCGGGTGGAGCTTGAGAGTCTGCCGGGCGGCCGGCTCTGTCCGCgtatcctgctcctcttcttcGTCCTCTGGCTccacctcctcttcctcaggctcTGTCCGCTTCTCCACCCCCCTGCCCCGCTCCGGCGGCTCCCCCTTTGCCGGCACACGCGTGAACGCCGTGACGGTGAACACGAACTGCAGGCAGCCCAGCTTCACGGAGCTGCCGTGATGGAGCAGCGCCGTGCCCTCCCAGCCTGCCCCGCTGCCCCCGATCAGGCTGGAGCTGCTGGCCCGGCAACCACAGGGGGGGTGTGCGCCGCTCCTTGACCGGCTGCTCATCACGCCCTCTGCTGGCACCCTTTGCTCCATCCCTTCCTTCCCTTCCTCCTCCCGCTTCCGTTTCCTACAGCGCCCTGTGGGACACAAGCACACGACCAGCCAAATCAGAGAGTCTCACAGCATCTGTAAAACTAACAGCAAGTCGGGTCCCTGATCACCATTACAAAACGACTCTGCGGTCTGGTCCCTAACCACTACGCCACCTAGTGGCTGCCAAAATGCTCACAAAGGCTAGAGTGTGTGGTGAGAGGGTGACTCACGGCCGTGGGTACGCGCGCTTGGGACCACGCTGCCGGCGGCTATGGGAGGGGTCTTCTCCGAGAAGTCGCAGGAATACAGGACGTTGTCGACTGTGGTCCCGTGCTCACTATAGTTCAGCAGTTCGTAATGCTTGGTGTTCTGCATGGATGGAGACGCAGATCGGTTGATAGAAAAGGGGCATGAACCACGGAGAAGGAATTACAAATGCGATGACCTGGACTATGATTAAACCAGATTTCGAAAGTGGACCAAACCGACCGGTTTTACTGGATGCAGAAGGTTCAGATGATACAACTCTCAATTTGTTCACACGTCAACGTAAGTGAATAACGAGCAGACAAAAACACTCGAATGTTCCTTTTATTCTTTCATAGAGCAGAGACACTTAACCGCTGCGCCCCCGGCTGGTCGGTGCTGGTACCCACCTCGTCGTAGAAGATGCAGGCGTGCTTTCCCGACACGTAGTTACAGTGTCCGTACTTGGTCAGGCACACGTCCATGTCGGCACCTGGTGACGGGGGGGCGGGGTGAGGGTGTTACTGAATGTCGACCTACATCACTCGAACCTGCAGCCGGAGCCCAGGGTCCCGCTCACCTGTTCCTATGTACAGGGTCCTG encodes:
- the LOC125721807 gene encoding dehydrogenase/reductase SDR family member 13-like, which codes for MCDLLPAAVLLVAIYALYALITETFFRRSVCVSGAAMPGRTVIITGGNTGIGKATAKELARRGARVILACRNQERAEAAIRDVERETGSNQVVYLQLDLGSLQSVRSFADTFLKTEPRLDLLINNAGLVADGRTKDGFGVEFGVNHLGHFLLTCLLLERLKEGAGGRVITLSSVAHRWGRVDFDELLATKDLGSGRYSWQFFQAYCNSKLCNVLFTRELARRLRGTTVSCYSVHPGIVRTELSRHVSLWQKVFIEPVSRLFFLDPEEGAQTTLHCALQEGLEPLSGQYFTCCLPQELGAHARNDAVARKLWEVSERLSGLS